The Antarcticibacterium sp. 1MA-6-2 genome has a window encoding:
- a CDS encoding TonB-dependent receptor yields the protein MQIPSVKRSLFLFTFLVSGFVFAQDKPLGGETVIVVKPYTPSVNDAFKIKETPNVNDSVNLEKKPVKYSIFSVPVASTFTPSKGRATQVEKAKRVKLFNNYATLGFGTYSNVLAEFYSNFEVNRSDNFGVFLTHNSSQGGIEDVRLKDSFYNTELNLNYNSRNRKSSWNTEVGLEHRLFNWYGLPEAISIPDDVVRQIDPAQNYFSAFAGGELELYDSFFERASVGYRFMGDSYSSAEHHFQTDATFEVNIAGELITTTITGDIVNGNMGRIYPNTAHDEDYGFFNAGINPSLLILRDDLTLDLGVALFYSLNTENSKNSIYLYPRVTASYRLGGEYFIPYAGLEGDLKQNTYYQLSKENPFVSPTLDIQPTDMPYNTYLGAKGKLSNSIAYNLRGSYKKEFNRSLFYKNPYAAEEGENYAYENSFGNIFADLSTLSIFGELNVDVNRNFRLGMNAAYFSYSVDGQAEAWNLPDFKATILADYQITEKWYAGANVFFVGERKDFGSFPSSSTQFTPRVVTLDSYVDLNANLGYRFNDQLSIFARGNNLLGKNYEKWQDFPVQGIQVLAGATYKFDW from the coding sequence ATGCAAATCCCTTCAGTTAAGAGAAGCCTGTTTTTATTTACCTTTTTAGTCTCCGGTTTCGTTTTTGCACAAGACAAACCTTTAGGCGGCGAAACTGTAATTGTAGTTAAACCCTATACGCCATCTGTCAATGATGCTTTTAAAATAAAAGAAACTCCAAATGTAAATGATTCAGTGAATCTGGAGAAGAAGCCTGTAAAATATAGTATTTTCTCTGTTCCCGTGGCCTCTACTTTTACTCCTTCAAAAGGCCGTGCTACCCAGGTAGAAAAAGCGAAAAGAGTAAAATTGTTTAATAATTATGCTACCCTTGGATTTGGTACATATTCTAATGTACTGGCAGAATTCTATAGCAATTTTGAAGTGAACAGAAGTGATAATTTTGGAGTTTTCCTAACACATAATTCCTCTCAGGGAGGGATAGAAGATGTAAGGCTGAAGGATAGTTTTTATAATACAGAACTCAACCTTAATTATAATTCCCGGAACCGAAAAAGCTCCTGGAATACAGAAGTAGGATTGGAACACCGCCTTTTTAACTGGTACGGTTTACCTGAGGCGATTAGCATTCCCGATGATGTGGTGAGACAGATAGATCCCGCACAAAATTATTTTTCAGCATTTGCAGGTGGGGAGTTAGAGCTTTACGATTCTTTCTTTGAAAGAGCCTCTGTTGGGTACCGATTCATGGGTGACTCCTATAGTTCTGCAGAACACCATTTTCAAACTGATGCAACTTTTGAAGTCAACATAGCAGGTGAGTTAATTACAACTACTATAACAGGGGATATCGTAAACGGGAACATGGGAAGAATTTATCCTAATACTGCACATGATGAGGATTACGGTTTTTTCAATGCAGGAATAAATCCCAGCTTACTTATTTTAAGAGATGACTTAACCCTTGATCTGGGAGTAGCTTTATTTTATTCCCTTAATACTGAAAACAGTAAAAACAGTATTTATCTATACCCAAGGGTAACTGCCAGTTACAGGTTAGGAGGTGAGTACTTTATACCATACGCAGGACTTGAAGGGGACCTAAAACAAAATACTTATTACCAACTATCAAAAGAAAATCCTTTTGTTTCTCCTACACTGGATATTCAACCTACCGATATGCCTTATAACACTTATTTAGGAGCGAAGGGAAAGTTGTCAAACAGTATTGCTTACAACCTGCGGGGGAGCTATAAAAAAGAATTTAACAGATCCCTGTTCTATAAAAATCCCTATGCTGCTGAAGAGGGGGAGAATTATGCCTATGAAAATTCCTTTGGGAATATATTTGCTGATCTTTCAACCTTGTCAATTTTTGGAGAATTGAATGTGGATGTTAACCGAAATTTTAGACTTGGTATGAATGCGGCATATTTCAGCTATTCGGTAGATGGACAGGCTGAAGCCTGGAACCTTCCCGACTTTAAAGCTACCATCCTTGCAGATTATCAAATTACCGAGAAATGGTATGCTGGAGCTAATGTATTTTTCGTTGGCGAGAGAAAGGATTTTGGATCTTTTCCTTCTAGCTCCACACAATTTACCCCAAGAGTTGTAACCTTAGACAGTTATGTGGATCTTAATGCAAATCTTGGATATAGATTTAATGACCAGCTTTCAATTTTTGCTCGTGGAAATAATCTCCTGGGTAAGAATTACGAAAAATGGCAGGATTTCCCGGTTCAGGGAATCCAGGTTCTTGCAGGTGCTACTTACAAATTTGACTGGTAA
- a CDS encoding cell division ATP-binding protein FtsE, translating to MSQTVLELKNAAIYQRESLILSEVDLTINKGDFVYLIGKTGTGKSSFMKTLYGDLPLTEGEGTIVDYNLRTLKEKDIPFLRRKLGVVFQDFKLLNDRNVRDNLLFVLKATGWKDKSSMDRRIDEVLDKVGMKTKGFKFPYQLSGGEQQRIAIARALLNDPELILADEPTGNLDPQTSVEVMEVLQEISKNGNTILMATHDYALLLKYPSKTLKCDGERVFEVVQKTL from the coding sequence ATGTCACAAACCGTTCTGGAACTTAAAAATGCAGCTATCTATCAACGGGAAAGCTTAATCCTTTCTGAAGTTGATCTAACCATCAACAAAGGAGATTTTGTCTATTTAATAGGTAAGACAGGAACTGGAAAGAGTAGTTTTATGAAGACCCTTTATGGGGACCTGCCTTTAACTGAAGGCGAAGGAACAATAGTAGATTATAACTTACGAACCCTGAAGGAAAAAGATATCCCCTTTTTAAGAAGAAAACTGGGTGTGGTATTTCAGGATTTCAAACTTTTAAATGATCGGAATGTTCGCGACAACCTGCTTTTTGTGCTGAAAGCTACAGGGTGGAAGGATAAATCTTCAATGGACCGAAGAATTGATGAAGTATTGGATAAAGTGGGAATGAAAACCAAAGGATTCAAGTTTCCTTACCAACTTTCAGGAGGAGAGCAACAACGTATCGCAATTGCAAGGGCTTTATTGAACGATCCCGAACTAATACTGGCTGATGAGCCTACAGGAAACCTGGACCCACAGACCTCAGTTGAAGTAATGGAAGTTTTGCAGGAAATAAGTAAAAACGGAAACACCATTCTTATGGCTACCCACGATTATGCTCTACTGCTGAAGTATCCTTCTAAAACATTAAAATGTGACGGTGAACGGGTTTTTGAAGTAGTACAGAAGACCCTGTAA
- the typA gene encoding translational GTPase TypA, whose product MTAIKNIAIIAHVDHGKTTLVDKIMYHCQLFRENENAGDLILDNNDLERERGITITSKNVSVVYKGTKINIIDTPGHADFGGEVERVLNMADGVLLLVDAFEGPMPQTRFVLQKALNLGLKPCVVINKVDKENCTPEEVHEKVFDLMFELGAEEWQLDFPTVYGSAKNNWMSDDWKNETTNIEPLLDMVIEHIPDPKTEEGSPQMLITSLDFSSFTGRIAIGRLQRGTLKEGMQVSLVKRDGGIKKTKIKELHIFEGVGRRKTNEVQAGDICALVGLEGFEIGDTVADLENPEGLKTIAIDEPTMSMLFTINDSPFFGKDGKFVTSRHIKERLMKELEKNLALRVHETDSADKFLVYGRGVLHLSVLIETMRREGYELQIGQPQVIIKEIDGVKCEPIEELTIDLPEEVSGKAVEMVTMRKGEMLSMESKGARMNIQFLIPSRGIIGLRNQLLTATAGEAIMAHRFKEYQPLKGGIPERQNGSLVSMETGKAIPYSIDKLQDRGKFFVDPGEDIYEGQVIGENSRQDDMAVNITKTKKLSNVRSSGADDKAKIVPAIKFSLEEALEYIQKDEYVEVTPKHIRLRKIYLTENDRKRNKIV is encoded by the coding sequence ATGACAGCTATTAAAAACATTGCGATTATCGCACACGTTGACCACGGAAAAACCACATTGGTAGACAAAATTATGTACCATTGCCAGCTTTTTCGTGAAAATGAAAATGCAGGGGATCTTATTCTTGATAATAACGATCTTGAGCGGGAGCGTGGAATTACAATTACTTCAAAGAATGTTTCCGTAGTTTACAAGGGAACAAAGATTAATATTATAGATACTCCCGGTCACGCCGATTTTGGTGGTGAGGTGGAAAGGGTATTAAATATGGCCGATGGGGTTCTGCTTCTTGTAGATGCTTTTGAAGGGCCTATGCCGCAAACCCGATTTGTACTTCAAAAAGCACTTAATCTTGGATTAAAGCCTTGTGTGGTTATTAATAAAGTTGATAAAGAAAACTGTACGCCTGAAGAAGTACACGAAAAAGTTTTTGATCTAATGTTTGAACTTGGTGCTGAAGAGTGGCAGCTGGATTTCCCAACTGTATACGGTTCTGCCAAGAATAACTGGATGAGTGACGACTGGAAAAATGAGACTACTAATATTGAGCCTTTGCTTGATATGGTTATAGAGCATATACCTGATCCTAAGACTGAAGAAGGTTCCCCTCAAATGTTGATCACTTCCCTGGATTTCTCTTCTTTTACCGGAAGAATTGCTATTGGAAGGTTACAACGTGGTACTCTTAAAGAAGGAATGCAGGTTTCTCTTGTAAAAAGGGATGGCGGCATTAAGAAAACAAAAATTAAAGAACTACATATTTTTGAAGGAGTTGGTAGAAGAAAAACCAACGAAGTACAGGCCGGAGATATTTGTGCACTTGTAGGTCTTGAAGGTTTTGAAATTGGTGATACTGTTGCCGATCTTGAAAATCCTGAAGGTCTAAAAACTATTGCAATTGATGAGCCTACGATGAGTATGTTGTTTACCATTAACGATTCACCTTTCTTCGGAAAAGATGGAAAGTTTGTGACTTCCCGTCACATTAAAGAGCGATTGATGAAGGAGCTTGAGAAAAACCTTGCTCTTAGAGTTCACGAAACTGACAGTGCTGATAAATTCCTTGTTTACGGTCGTGGTGTTCTTCACTTATCTGTACTTATTGAAACTATGAGAAGAGAGGGTTACGAACTTCAAATAGGACAACCACAGGTAATTATAAAAGAAATAGATGGTGTAAAATGTGAGCCTATAGAAGAGCTTACTATTGACCTTCCTGAAGAAGTTTCAGGAAAAGCGGTTGAAATGGTGACGATGAGAAAAGGGGAGATGTTAAGTATGGAATCCAAAGGAGCCCGTATGAATATTCAATTCCTTATTCCTTCACGTGGTATAATTGGATTGAGAAACCAGTTGCTTACAGCTACTGCCGGGGAAGCTATAATGGCTCACCGTTTTAAAGAATATCAACCATTAAAAGGAGGTATTCCTGAAAGACAGAATGGTTCTTTGGTTTCTATGGAAACCGGAAAAGCTATTCCTTATTCTATAGACAAACTTCAGGATAGAGGGAAATTCTTTGTAGATCCGGGAGAGGATATCTATGAAGGACAGGTAATTGGTGAAAACTCCCGTCAGGATGATATGGCAGTAAATATTACCAAAACAAAAAAGCTTTCTAACGTACGTTCTTCAGGAGCTGATGATAAAGCGAAGATTGTTCCTGCAATTAAATTCTCTTTAGAAGAAGCTTTGGAATATATCCAGAAAGATGAGTATGTTGAGGTTACTCCAAAACACATTCGTCTTCGTAAGATCTACCTTACTGAAAACGATCGTAAGAGAAATAAAATAGTATAA
- a CDS encoding DinB family protein → MTLKELVNHLAEIPGYIAMVMGQESMNYGDYKAPDLNSKVDLLYLLQENAEKAEAALRKPDEEYQKIWKMVYGEKTLMEMPRLNALRSMALSQLPHHRAQLGVYYRLLDIPVPASYGPSADER, encoded by the coding sequence ATGACATTAAAAGAACTGGTAAATCACCTGGCAGAGATTCCCGGGTATATTGCAATGGTAATGGGGCAGGAGTCTATGAATTACGGAGATTATAAAGCACCCGATCTAAACTCTAAAGTAGACTTGCTGTACCTGCTTCAGGAAAATGCAGAAAAAGCTGAGGCAGCTCTTAGAAAACCTGATGAGGAATACCAGAAAATCTGGAAAATGGTTTATGGAGAAAAGACGCTTATGGAAATGCCCAGGCTCAACGCGCTTCGGTCCATGGCTTTAAGTCAGCTGCCTCATCACAGGGCGCAACTGGGTGTTTATTATCGTCTTTTAGATATTCCTGTGCCTGCTTCTTACGGGCCTTCGGCAGATGAAAGATAA